One Thermosipho atlanticus DSM 15807 DNA window includes the following coding sequences:
- a CDS encoding ABC transporter ATP-binding protein: protein MLKVKNLKKLYGQFEALKGISFEIERGSIFSLLGPNGAGKTTTVEILEGLRKKTEGEIYYFGKKTEFVSREIKEKIGVCLQKTELFKELTVIETLKLFRGFYKRGFEPEAILNLVGLKEKAKSRVKNLSGGQYQRLVLGLSFINDPELIFLDEPTTGLDPQSRRHVWEIIRNFKNQGKTIFLTTHYMEEAEKLADIVCIIDNGEIIESGSPQNLIEKSNLNVIVEVPKNEKTRHLGKIFNNKVIIETKDVRKTIQEILKVGIENFIVRHPTLEDVFLRLTGKGLRD from the coding sequence GTGCTGAAAGTTAAAAATTTAAAAAAATTATATGGTCAATTTGAAGCTTTAAAAGGTATAAGTTTTGAAATAGAAAGAGGTAGTATTTTTTCGCTGTTAGGTCCAAATGGAGCAGGAAAAACGACTACTGTGGAAATATTGGAAGGATTACGAAAAAAAACGGAAGGTGAAATATATTATTTTGGTAAAAAAACGGAATTTGTATCAAGAGAGATAAAAGAGAAAATAGGAGTGTGTTTGCAAAAAACTGAACTTTTTAAAGAACTTACTGTAATTGAGACTTTAAAGTTATTTAGAGGTTTTTATAAAAGAGGCTTTGAGCCAGAAGCAATTTTGAACTTAGTTGGTTTGAAAGAAAAGGCAAAAAGTAGGGTAAAAAATTTATCAGGTGGACAGTATCAAAGGTTAGTTTTAGGACTTTCATTTATAAATGACCCAGAGTTAATTTTCCTTGATGAGCCTACAACCGGCCTTGATCCACAATCGAGAAGACACGTGTGGGAAATAATACGGAATTTTAAAAATCAAGGAAAAACTATTTTTTTGACGACTCATTATATGGAAGAAGCAGAAAAACTAGCTGATATAGTTTGTATCATAGACAACGGTGAGATTATTGAATCAGGTTCACCACAAAACCTTATAGAAAAATCTAATTTAAATGTAATAGTAGAAGTTCCTAAAAACGAGAAGACTAGGCATTTGGGGAAAATTTTTAACAATAAAGTTATTATAGAAACAAAAGATGTGAGAAAAACAATTCAAGAGATTCTAAAAGTTGGAATAGAAAATTTTATTGTTCGACATCCTACATTGGAAGATGTATTTTTAAGATTAACCGGAAAAGGATTGAGGGATTGA
- a CDS encoding ABC transporter permease, which translates to MRNFWGLSKAFFLESFRNRFSFFFNILLPMVFFLLFGLVFSESTDYLFAYYSDTDISIKGVRYTNKDLLIKSKNNYHAVAIIENNKVIVFKNSDGYAVDSWINGIKIELERKINNVTQIINVKSEKVDSFFFSNIEYIFTGTLALSIMSIGMFGAINLFSKSRNNGTIRKFKTLPLSPHTFVFSFSFSQFLISFISILLIRAISIFLFSFDIRENLFMILISIVSSSLGMIGFGVILSILFPKTASSVAQFLYTIFIFFSGIYFPIDFLPPFLKSISFFTPVKYVVEMFKYSYGIKEINHGSFLIYSLIMSILGFFLLSFGGKILFFKEE; encoded by the coding sequence ATGAGAAATTTTTGGGGATTATCAAAAGCATTCTTTTTAGAATCTTTTAGAAATAGGTTTTCTTTTTTCTTTAACATTTTACTTCCGATGGTGTTTTTTCTTTTGTTTGGATTAGTTTTCAGTGAATCTACTGATTATTTGTTTGCTTATTATTCAGATACTGACATTTCAATAAAAGGTGTTAGATATACTAATAAAGATTTATTGATAAAAAGTAAAAACAATTATCATGCAGTTGCAATTATTGAAAACAATAAAGTTATTGTTTTTAAAAATTCTGATGGGTATGCTGTTGATAGTTGGATCAATGGTATCAAAATAGAACTTGAGAGAAAAATAAATAATGTTACTCAGATAATAAATGTTAAAAGTGAAAAAGTCGATTCTTTTTTCTTTTCTAATATTGAATATATTTTTACCGGTACTCTTGCATTGTCTATAATGTCAATAGGTATGTTTGGCGCAATAAATTTATTTTCGAAAAGTAGAAATAATGGTACGATTAGAAAATTTAAAACCCTTCCTCTTTCACCTCACACATTTGTTTTTTCTTTTTCCTTTTCGCAATTTTTAATAAGTTTTATTTCAATATTACTTATTAGAGCTATTTCGATTTTTTTGTTTTCATTTGATATTAGAGAAAATCTATTTATGATTCTAATTTCTATCGTTTCTTCAAGTTTAGGTATGATAGGGTTTGGTGTTATTTTGAGTATTTTATTTCCCAAAACGGCAAGCTCTGTAGCTCAGTTTTTATATACCATTTTCATTTTTTTCTCTGGAATTTATTTTCCTATAGATTTTTTACCACCATTTTTAAAAAGTATAAGTTTTTTTACTCCAGTAAAATATGTGGTGGAGATGTTTAAATATTCTTACGGAATAAAAGAAATAAATCATGGTTCGTTTTTAATTTATTCTTTGATAATGAGTATTTTAGGCTTTTTTTTACTTTCTTTTGGTGGGAAAATTTTGTTTTTCAAGGAAGAGTAG
- a CDS encoding ABC transporter permease, producing the protein MIKYLLKLEILRSKEATFWFIIFPILLTFILSSIFGEMDRNIRFKVGVMGNSTLLENLFDELRETKQFEIKQVQNIDKLLTGELDIIVKIPKDFDFKFHKAFLLSKTTLFKPINLIIYYVSNRDDSTIARDIFYNIFSTFDIEFYKRTNNWNEVSIKVIKKTKGDISYYEFLFPSIIVMIIMSVAFFGYTNGITNFKRQGILKKIASTPYSLKRFYFSYTLVSIVQIFFSLVIFFIFESVVYHINVFDNFSNTLFYTSLGTTVFLSIGYFLANVIKNPETNVVLGNILFQVFMFAGGFYFDVKNIKIIGQISKYIPSTYIVDGIRKSFDYSQYGDHLTIPVLWITIFLFFSLIFGVKENEKI; encoded by the coding sequence ATGATAAAGTATTTGTTAAAATTGGAAATTTTAAGATCTAAAGAAGCAACTTTTTGGTTTATTATTTTTCCAATACTCCTCACTTTCATATTATCTTCCATTTTTGGAGAAATGGATAGAAATATAAGATTTAAAGTGGGTGTTATGGGGAATAGCACATTACTTGAAAATTTATTTGATGAACTTAGAGAAACAAAACAGTTTGAGATAAAACAGGTTCAAAATATTGATAAACTTTTAACTGGAGAATTAGACATAATTGTTAAAATTCCTAAAGATTTTGATTTTAAATTTCACAAAGCATTTTTACTTTCAAAAACTACTTTATTCAAACCTATTAATTTGATAATTTACTATGTTTCCAATCGCGATGATTCTACAATAGCAAGAGATATATTTTATAATATTTTTTCTACCTTCGATATTGAATTTTATAAAAGAACGAATAATTGGAATGAAGTAAGTATAAAAGTAATTAAAAAAACAAAAGGTGATATCAGTTATTATGAATTTTTATTTCCTTCAATTATCGTTATGATAATAATGTCAGTTGCATTTTTTGGGTATACCAATGGTATAACAAATTTTAAAAGACAAGGAATATTAAAAAAAATTGCAAGTACTCCGTATTCTTTAAAAAGGTTTTATTTTTCTTATACATTGGTTTCAATAGTTCAAATCTTTTTTTCACTTGTTATTTTCTTTATTTTCGAAAGTGTTGTTTATCACATAAATGTATTTGATAATTTCAGCAATACTCTTTTTTACACTTCGTTAGGAACAACAGTTTTTCTTTCTATTGGTTATTTTTTAGCCAATGTAATAAAAAATCCTGAGACAAATGTAGTTTTGGGAAATATTCTATTTCAAGTGTTCATGTTTGCAGGAGGATTTTATTTTGATGTTAAAAATATAAAAATAATTGGACAGATTTCGAAGTATATTCCCTCAACTTATATTGTCGATGGTATAAGGAAATCTTTTGATTATTCGCAATATGGTGACCATTTGACAATACCTGTATTATGGATTACAATTTTTTTATTTTTTTCTTTGATTTTTGGGGTTAAAGAAAATGAGAAAATTTAA
- a CDS encoding replication-associated recombination protein A, with translation MNGLNEILRPKTFEDIVGQEHILGKGAFLRLAIENRKIYSMIFYGPPGCGKSSTMELINTYTDYEVYHFNGAFASVKEIKKILEYAKKVKEIKKILLFVDEIHRFNKKQQDIFLPGIEAGDYVLIGATTENPYKMINEALLSRVRIIAFKKLSKENIVTLLRKASEIQKISLTDEAEEFVSKVSNGDARFAINLYEVLSFIAKSEGKNTIDKSILELYSGEEKYVFNEKEHYNLASAFIKSIRGSDPDAALYYLARMLEEGEDPRFIARRLIILASEDIGLADPMALVIAASTAYAVEYVGLPECVLNLSECVIYLSTAPKSNSATVAIGKAREIAKETKDIKVPRHLLNFPGSGYIYPHDYGGFVRKSYLPKELSDKIFYFPKSIGKEKRIKEIVETLWKGVKDYGSVIKTESKKYDD, from the coding sequence TTGAATGGTTTAAACGAAATTTTAAGGCCAAAGACGTTTGAAGATATTGTTGGACAAGAACACATTCTTGGAAAAGGAGCATTTTTAAGGTTAGCAATTGAAAACAGGAAGATATATTCAATGATATTTTATGGCCCACCTGGATGTGGAAAAAGTTCGACCATGGAACTCATTAACACATATACTGATTATGAGGTTTATCATTTTAATGGGGCGTTTGCTTCAGTTAAAGAGATAAAAAAAATACTTGAATACGCTAAAAAAGTCAAAGAAATCAAAAAGATACTTTTGTTTGTTGACGAAATCCATAGATTTAATAAGAAACAACAAGATATTTTTTTGCCAGGTATCGAGGCGGGTGATTATGTATTAATTGGGGCAACGACGGAAAATCCTTACAAAATGATTAACGAAGCACTTCTTTCGAGAGTAAGGATAATTGCATTCAAAAAGTTAAGTAAAGAAAATATAGTAACTTTATTAAGAAAAGCAAGTGAAATCCAAAAAATTTCTTTGACAGATGAAGCAGAAGAATTTGTCTCAAAGGTTTCAAATGGTGATGCAAGGTTTGCAATAAATTTATACGAAGTTCTTAGTTTTATTGCAAAGTCCGAGGGAAAAAATACAATAGATAAAAGTATTTTAGAGCTTTATTCTGGAGAAGAAAAATATGTATTTAATGAAAAAGAACATTATAATCTTGCTTCTGCATTTATAAAAAGCATTAGAGGAAGTGATCCAGATGCTGCGTTATATTACCTGGCAAGAATGCTAGAAGAAGGAGAAGATCCAAGATTTATTGCTAGAAGACTGATTATTTTAGCAAGTGAAGATATAGGTCTTGCGGATCCAATGGCTTTAGTTATTGCTGCTTCTACAGCTTATGCTGTTGAATATGTAGGGCTTCCAGAATGTGTGTTAAATTTATCTGAATGTGTTATATATCTTTCTACTGCACCAAAAAGTAATTCTGCTACAGTTGCTATAGGCAAAGCAAGAGAGATAGCAAAAGAAACGAAAGATATAAAAGTTCCAAGACATTTATTGAATTTTCCAGGGAGTGGTTATATTTATCCGCATGATTATGGAGGATTTGTTAGAAAAAGTTACCTTCCAAAAGAACTATCTGATAAAATTTTTTACTTTCCAAAATCAATTGGTAAAGAAAAAAGAATAAAAGAAATTGTAGAAACTCTCTGGAAAGGAGTTAAAGATTATGGAAGTGTTATTAAGACTGAAAGTAAAAAATACGATGATTGA
- a CDS encoding ATP-binding protein, producing MQKELNLNKVVSLFVFLVLFYYLITILGRGNVFNLYLIISLMHFLAFFATFIVMSVVLREIKPKGIVIFGYFILLSGIFNLIHALFFPDGPFAKAEGYNLKYFMISRLLIFFGVILNILMKYKKIRNIRKSLLAVGLFLIVLIFLPSGFYFSGNVTGLTMFIEFLFIVGLSTSSFFYYKESKLFFYSLILFSLGQVFFIYSVNKYNLFFELSHLFNFLATLFLMFSVINKYIFPSLKQIELLSKKFGIDDINKIYKNIRLNFLITVGTREVFELIMKLKDKSDVVKVFELIKEKIYNYTKEIPSFVVMYKDRMIYYSSDNLLSDEDNYLNWESVKLGNFSVYIKSLISDRIPLSLLKAIEIILYTLQIQLNYLENLEKLEEINETLIEAQKFKENFIRAFSHELKTPLSIIMGNVQLMKKGIFGNLDHVQSTLDEILVASKQMKDLIGNLLNYSRIQEGKMRLNMQKLDVEELEPLIKEYESIAVKKGLDFKFEFKGENSFSGDFHVIFSILSNLLNNAVKYTEKGKIEGVFSINEEELIIKICDTGKGIDEKERERIFKPFVGNVLNKSSTGLGLSIVKEFVEKLNGKIEIDSKPSKGSCFIVKIPRFVEPKVDVQEKSVDILIIEPHKGIRKLLKKMFKEYRIEDANNASEGYKKALLYVPKVIVLSVNLPEIDGISLAERLEKELVLKETKFVFFTGARLSLPNRFNKVGVQKCEDIEILKEKIDSLIKDRVLLIYDKINISKGLLESLLEKLQLKRDKIIEKDIKEIKLSDYFETETVIIILENIEKLTSLKLLIEKYNLTLKIVTIVIYKEGEQNEESFDS from the coding sequence ATGCAAAAAGAACTAAATTTAAACAAAGTAGTAAGTTTGTTTGTGTTTTTAGTATTATTTTATTATCTGATAACGATCTTGGGGCGAGGAAATGTTTTTAATCTTTATTTGATTATTTCATTAATGCATTTTTTAGCTTTTTTTGCTACTTTTATTGTTATGAGTGTTGTTTTACGAGAAATAAAACCAAAAGGAATTGTTATTTTCGGATATTTTATTCTTTTGTCTGGAATTTTTAATTTAATCCATGCCTTATTTTTCCCTGACGGACCTTTTGCAAAAGCAGAAGGTTATAATCTGAAATATTTTATGATTTCACGACTCTTAATTTTTTTCGGAGTGATTTTAAATATACTAATGAAATATAAAAAAATAAGAAACATAAGAAAAAGTTTGTTAGCGGTGGGTTTGTTTTTAATTGTACTAATTTTTTTACCAAGTGGGTTTTATTTTTCTGGGAATGTAACGGGTTTGACTATGTTTATCGAATTTTTATTTATTGTTGGATTATCAACGAGTAGTTTTTTTTACTATAAGGAATCGAAATTATTCTTCTATTCTCTAATATTATTTTCATTAGGACAAGTTTTTTTTATTTATTCTGTTAATAAATATAATTTATTTTTTGAGTTAAGTCATCTTTTTAATTTTTTGGCAACTCTATTTTTAATGTTTTCGGTAATTAATAAATATATTTTTCCATCTTTAAAACAAATAGAGTTATTATCTAAAAAATTCGGTATAGATGATATTAATAAAATTTATAAAAATATAAGATTGAATTTTTTAATAACTGTAGGTACACGAGAAGTTTTTGAACTAATTATGAAATTAAAAGATAAATCAGATGTAGTTAAAGTGTTTGAATTGATTAAAGAAAAAATTTATAATTATACAAAGGAAATACCATCGTTTGTAGTAATGTATAAAGATAGAATGATTTATTATTCTTCGGATAATTTGTTGAGTGATGAAGATAATTACTTAAATTGGGAAAGTGTAAAGTTGGGCAATTTTTCAGTTTATATTAAGTCGTTAATTTCAGATAGAATTCCACTTAGTCTCTTGAAAGCTATTGAGATAATATTGTATACTCTTCAGATTCAATTAAATTATTTAGAAAACCTCGAAAAGCTCGAGGAAATTAATGAAACATTAATAGAAGCCCAGAAATTTAAGGAAAATTTTATTAGGGCATTTTCTCATGAATTAAAAACTCCTTTAAGTATAATAATGGGGAATGTTCAACTAATGAAAAAAGGAATTTTTGGAAATTTAGATCACGTACAAAGCACACTTGATGAAATTTTAGTGGCATCAAAACAAATGAAAGATTTGATAGGTAATCTCTTGAATTATTCAAGGATTCAAGAAGGTAAAATGAGATTGAATATGCAAAAATTGGATGTAGAAGAATTGGAGCCGTTAATAAAGGAATATGAAAGTATTGCAGTCAAGAAAGGTTTAGATTTCAAGTTTGAATTTAAAGGTGAAAATAGTTTTTCAGGAGATTTTCATGTAATTTTTTCTATTCTTTCAAATCTACTAAATAATGCTGTGAAATACACTGAGAAAGGTAAAATAGAGGGAGTATTTAGTATAAATGAGGAAGAATTAATTATCAAAATTTGTGATACTGGTAAAGGGATAGATGAAAAAGAAAGAGAAAGAATCTTTAAACCATTTGTTGGTAACGTCTTAAACAAATCAAGTACAGGATTAGGCTTATCAATCGTGAAAGAATTTGTTGAGAAATTGAACGGTAAGATAGAAATTGATAGTAAACCTTCTAAAGGATCTTGCTTTATTGTAAAAATTCCAAGATTTGTTGAACCCAAGGTTGATGTTCAAGAAAAAAGCGTAGATATACTAATTATAGAACCACATAAAGGTATAAGGAAATTATTGAAAAAAATGTTCAAAGAATATAGGATAGAAGATGCAAATAATGCTTCTGAAGGTTACAAAAAAGCATTGTTGTATGTTCCAAAGGTAATTGTTTTATCCGTTAATCTTCCTGAAATAGATGGAATCAGTTTAGCTGAGAGATTAGAAAAAGAACTTGTACTAAAAGAGACCAAATTTGTGTTTTTTACTGGCGCACGCTTATCTTTACCAAACAGGTTTAATAAAGTTGGAGTTCAGAAATGTGAAGATATAGAAATCTTAAAGGAGAAGATTGATAGTTTAATTAAAGATAGGGTTCTATTAATATATGATAAGATAAATATTTCAAAAGGATTATTGGAGAGCCTTTTGGAAAAATTACAGTTGAAAAGAGATAAAATAATTGAGAAAGATATTAAGGAAATAAAACTTTCTGATTACTTTGAAACAGAAACAGTAATTATTATATTAGAAAATATAGAGAAGTTGACCAGCTTAAAATTGTTAATTGAAAAGTATAATTTGACGTTGAAGATAGTAACAATTGTGATTTATAAAGAGGGTGAACAAAATGAAGAAAGTTTTGATAGTTGA
- a CDS encoding uracil-DNA glycosylase yields MTKEELMNVIVERIRNCKSCPLWENRTNVVPGEGNLDAPIMFVGEGPGEEEDLSGRPFVGRAGQLLTKILESVNIKREDVYITNIVKCRPPNNRTPTKDETKTCSHFLLAQIEIINPKMIVTLGKAALDFFAEKSLPITKVRGNEFEWKAGIIIFPMFHPSYLLRNPSKAKGSPKDLTWQDIKRVRKYYEQFLKERKD; encoded by the coding sequence ATGACAAAAGAAGAATTGATGAATGTTATAGTTGAAAGAATTAGAAATTGTAAATCATGCCCTTTGTGGGAAAACAGGACCAATGTAGTACCCGGAGAAGGGAATTTAGATGCTCCTATAATGTTTGTGGGGGAAGGTCCGGGTGAAGAAGAAGATCTTTCGGGTAGACCTTTTGTTGGAAGAGCAGGCCAATTGTTGACAAAAATATTAGAGTCAGTAAACATCAAGAGAGAGGACGTTTATATAACAAATATTGTTAAATGTCGGCCACCGAACAATAGAACCCCGACAAAAGATGAGACGAAAACTTGTTCTCATTTTCTTCTTGCTCAAATTGAAATAATAAACCCCAAAATGATTGTTACACTTGGAAAAGCAGCATTAGATTTTTTTGCTGAGAAGAGTTTACCTATTACGAAAGTTAGAGGGAATGAGTTTGAGTGGAAAGCAGGGATTATAATATTTCCAATGTTTCATCCAAGTTATCTTCTTAGAAATCCTTCAAAAGCAAAAGGATCTCCAAAAGATTTAACATGGCAAGATATAAAAAGGGTTAGGAAATATTATGAACAATTCTTAAAGGAGAGGAAAGATTAA
- a CDS encoding macro domain-containing protein: MEVLLRLKVKNTMIEIVKGDITKENTEVIVNAANSHLKHGGGVAGAIVRVGGKIIQKESDEYVRKNGVVDVGNVAVTGAGNLKAKYIIHAVGPIWRGGNHNEEELLRKVVRNVLKKASELGASSVSIPAISSGIFGFPKKLCAIIFAEEIEQFLKNNETSLSLIRIVNIDELTSKIFHEVFDDKFTEEKS; encoded by the coding sequence ATGGAAGTGTTATTAAGACTGAAAGTAAAAAATACGATGATTGAAATAGTCAAAGGTGATATTACGAAAGAAAACACAGAAGTTATAGTGAACGCTGCTAATTCACATCTAAAACATGGGGGAGGAGTTGCGGGTGCAATAGTAAGAGTTGGTGGGAAAATAATTCAAAAAGAGAGTGATGAATATGTGAGGAAAAATGGAGTAGTGGACGTTGGAAACGTAGCAGTTACTGGAGCAGGAAATTTGAAAGCGAAATATATAATACACGCTGTTGGTCCCATCTGGCGTGGAGGAAATCACAACGAAGAAGAATTATTAAGAAAAGTTGTTAGAAATGTTTTAAAAAAAGCTTCTGAATTAGGTGCAAGTTCAGTCTCTATTCCTGCAATTAGTAGCGGAATTTTCGGATTTCCAAAGAAATTGTGTGCCATAATATTTGCAGAAGAAATAGAACAATTTTTAAAAAATAATGAAACTTCCCTGAGTTTAATAAGAATTGTAAACATTGATGAACTTACTTCCAAAATTTTTCATGAAGTTTTCGATGATAAATTTACAGAGGAAAAATCATGA
- a CDS encoding SDR family NAD(P)-dependent oxidoreductase encodes MKALVTGGAGFIGSHLVDRLIELGLEVVVVDNLSKGKKENVNKNAQLIVTDIRDEKSIENIFKEYSFDYVFHLAAQASVSASVKNPVEDADINIVGSLILIKNSIKYGVKKLIFSSTGGAIYGEEVDVFPTPETICPFPISPYGIAKLSVEHYLRFAKKEFGLNYTVLRYANVYGPRQDPYGEAGVVAIFTSRMINGEDVIINGDGEYVRDYIYVSDVVDANLRAMKKGDGLEINIGTSRGTTVNQLFSYLKKITGYDKEPIYGPPRKGDIRMSLLCYTRANEELKWKPKIELEKGLRLTVEWFKRNFKAKDV; translated from the coding sequence ATGAAAGCACTGGTCACTGGTGGAGCTGGCTTTATTGGTTCTCATCTTGTTGATAGATTAATTGAACTGGGGTTAGAAGTAGTTGTTGTTGATAATTTAAGTAAAGGAAAGAAAGAAAATGTTAATAAGAATGCTCAACTTATTGTTACAGATATTAGGGATGAAAAAAGTATTGAGAATATTTTCAAAGAATATAGTTTTGATTATGTTTTTCATTTGGCAGCTCAAGCAAGTGTTTCAGCTTCTGTGAAAAATCCAGTTGAAGATGCAGATATAAACATAGTTGGTAGTCTAATTTTAATAAAAAATTCAATAAAATATGGAGTGAAAAAGTTAATTTTCTCTTCAACTGGTGGAGCAATTTATGGGGAAGAAGTTGATGTTTTTCCTACCCCGGAAACTATTTGTCCGTTTCCTATATCACCATACGGAATTGCAAAACTTTCTGTGGAGCACTATTTAAGATTTGCTAAAAAAGAATTTGGATTAAATTACACAGTATTAAGATATGCTAATGTTTATGGCCCCAGGCAAGATCCTTATGGAGAGGCGGGAGTTGTAGCTATCTTTACCTCAAGGATGATTAATGGTGAAGATGTAATAATAAATGGTGATGGAGAATATGTAAGAGATTATATTTATGTTTCTGATGTTGTAGATGCAAATTTGAGGGCGATGAAAAAAGGAGACGGTCTTGAAATAAACATAGGTACTTCTCGGGGAACAACTGTGAACCAGCTATTCAGTTATTTGAAGAAAATTACTGGTTATGATAAAGAACCAATATATGGCCCCCCGAGAAAAGGAGATATAAGGATGAGCTTGTTGTGTTATACAAGAGCGAATGAAGAGTTAAAGTGGAAACCAAAAATTGAGTTGGAAAAGGGGTTGAGGCTTACAGTTGAATGGTTTAAACGAAATTTTAAGGCCAAAGACGTTTGA
- a CDS encoding metal-dependent transcriptional regulator codes for MAGKKLTPTLENYLVTIYKLSKKDGITRVSDVAKSKDVSYPSVTTAVKKLVDLGYIEHERYGFIKLTRKGRRLAITIHNGEMRVKYFFMYVIGFPENRAQQIAEMMIYGLDHETRKQLRRFYALMIDFDESKTQKLIKFLKEQREKLGVKNVPKEALKLKIRLKEDD; via the coding sequence ATGGCTGGGAAGAAGTTAACACCTACACTTGAAAATTACCTTGTTACAATTTATAAATTGTCGAAAAAAGATGGCATCACCAGGGTTTCAGATGTTGCAAAGTCCAAGGATGTTAGTTATCCAAGTGTAACAACGGCTGTGAAAAAACTTGTAGACCTAGGTTATATTGAACATGAGAGATACGGTTTTATCAAACTTACACGAAAAGGCAGAAGATTAGCTATAACCATACATAATGGTGAGATGAGAGTAAAGTATTTTTTTATGTATGTAATTGGTTTCCCTGAAAACAGGGCTCAACAAATTGCTGAAATGATGATATATGGTCTTGATCATGAAACGAGAAAACAGTTGAGAAGGTTTTATGCCTTAATGATAGATTTTGATGAAAGTAAAACTCAAAAATTAATTAAGTTTCTAAAAGAACAACGTGAAAAATTGGGGGTAAAAAATGTTCCAAAGGAAGCATTGAAACTAAAGATTAGATTAAAGGAGGATGACTGA
- a CDS encoding HD domain-containing phosphohydrolase: MKKVLIVDDEKQIRKILKLYLESKDFEVREAGDGKEALEVLENESIDVVFMDIQMPHLNGIEAVNEIKKRKLSTIIIALTAFTDQDIMKKAAKVGFDMFISRPIDFDEIDDKLKDILEYKDFYKEKHSFYTVYSEAFSEISSKLNFLKEEKDLLIMESINLVYHISEYRDDETHAHTMRIGILSSKLASNAKFDVKYISEIRLAAPLHDLGKVGIPDRILLKPGKLDNTEWEIMKQHAVIGFNMLRGTTSSIFKLASEIAISHHERWNGSGYPKGLKEEEIPISGQIVAITDSFDAMVSKRPYKEAFPYDFAFEEIEKNAGILYNPELVKVFLSMKDEIYSMYEHGIV; the protein is encoded by the coding sequence ATGAAGAAAGTTTTGATAGTTGATGATGAAAAACAAATTAGAAAAATTTTGAAATTATATTTAGAAAGTAAGGATTTTGAAGTTAGAGAGGCTGGCGATGGTAAAGAGGCGCTGGAAGTATTGGAGAATGAATCAATAGATGTTGTATTTATGGACATACAAATGCCTCATCTTAATGGTATAGAAGCGGTTAATGAAATAAAAAAAAGAAAACTCTCAACTATTATAATAGCGTTAACTGCATTTACTGACCAAGATATTATGAAAAAAGCGGCTAAAGTCGGATTTGACATGTTTATTTCAAGACCAATTGATTTTGATGAAATAGATGACAAATTAAAAGATATTTTAGAATATAAAGATTTTTATAAAGAAAAGCATTCTTTTTATACAGTTTATTCAGAAGCATTTTCAGAAATTTCATCTAAATTAAATTTTCTTAAAGAAGAAAAAGATTTATTAATAATGGAAAGTATAAATTTAGTATACCATATATCCGAATATAGGGATGATGAAACACATGCCCATACTATGAGAATAGGAATTTTAAGTAGTAAATTGGCTTCAAATGCAAAGTTTGATGTAAAATACATTTCAGAAATTAGATTAGCTGCACCGTTACACGATTTAGGAAAGGTTGGTATTCCAGACAGGATTCTTTTGAAACCTGGGAAACTTGATAATACAGAATGGGAAATCATGAAACAGCATGCAGTAATTGGTTTTAATATGTTAAGAGGTACTACTAGCTCTATATTTAAGTTGGCAAGTGAAATCGCAATTAGTCATCATGAAAGATGGAACGGCAGTGGATATCCTAAAGGGTTAAAAGAAGAGGAAATACCAATATCAGGCCAGATAGTTGCAATAACTGATAGTTTTGATGCAATGGTTTCTAAAAGGCCATATAAAGAAGCTTTTCCGTATGACTTTGCTTTTGAAGAAATTGAGAAAAATGCTGGAATTTTGTACAATCCTGAGTTAGTCAAAGTCTTTCTTTCCATGAAAGATGAAATTTATTCGATGTATGAACATGGTATAGTTTAA